From a region of the Fusarium poae strain DAOMC 252244 chromosome Unknown contig_7, whole genome shotgun sequence genome:
- a CDS encoding uncharacterized protein (TransMembrane:2 (o12-32i95-117o)) yields the protein MSTGQQSRLMKMAMSALSAAIFVLAILAFLVVDVYHRTRRACSAVGDEMTFRNYIVQLVTRRQPYQDMSTGGRARQDYYYTWQIPRMIRVHMEDATMVAIYILAFLAVCVFFGIWLVQYWTVRWFLG from the exons ATGTCTACTGGTCAACAGTCTCGACTTATG AAAATGGCTATGTCTGCCTTGTCCGCAGCCATCTTCGTACTTGCTATCCTCGCATTCTTGGTCGTTGACGTCTATCACCGTACTCGTCGAGCTTGTTCCGCTGTTGGCGACGAAATGACCTTCAGAAATTACATTGTTCAACTTGTTACACGTCGTCAGCCCTATCAAGACATGTCTACCGGTGGCCGAGCCAGGCAAGACTACTACTACACATGGCAGATTCCGCGAATGATCCGCGTTCATATGGAAGACGCTACAATGGTTGCCATTTACATCCTAGCTTTCTTGGCCGTTTGCGTCTTCTTTGGTATCTGGCTCGTCCAGTACTGGACTGTCAGATGGTTCTTAGGCTGA